One Paenibacillus riograndensis SBR5 DNA segment encodes these proteins:
- a CDS encoding dihydrofolate reductase family protein: protein MGQVILMMNVTLDGCCDHTQVIADEELHQYTVDLMDQSAGLLFGRKIYQLMESAWPAIASSGDGPQFMVDFARKLDRKPKYVFSRTLDHVSWQNSFLLKGPVSEEVPRLTAEGKNLVVNGGPGLGSTLAQLGLVDEYHFLVQPIVAGRGPRLLGGVLDRLNLKLAETRPFGSGVVVLRYTPVR, encoded by the coding sequence ATGGGACAAGTAATCCTGATGATGAATGTGACACTGGACGGTTGCTGTGACCACACGCAGGTAATTGCGGATGAGGAGCTCCACCAGTATACAGTGGACCTGATGGACCAGTCCGCTGGTCTGCTTTTCGGACGTAAAATCTACCAGCTGATGGAAAGTGCCTGGCCAGCCATTGCCAGCAGCGGCGACGGACCTCAATTCATGGTCGACTTCGCACGCAAGCTCGATCGGAAACCTAAGTACGTCTTCTCGCGGACGCTGGATCACGTGTCGTGGCAGAACTCTTTCTTGTTGAAGGGGCCTGTTTCCGAAGAGGTGCCACGGCTTACGGCAGAAGGGAAGAACCTAGTCGTTAACGGCGGTCCCGGCCTCGGTTCCACCCTGGCACAGCTAGGCTTGGTGGATGAGTATCACTTCCTGGTACAGCCTATCGTTGCCGGACGTGGCCCCCGATTATTGGGAGGAGTTCTTGACCGACTGAATCTGAAGCTGGCCGAGACCAGACCCTTTGGCTCCGGCGTCGTGGTGCTCCGTTACACACCCGTTCGTTAA
- a CDS encoding D-2-hydroxyacid dehydrogenase, whose translation MTKSIVCLQKLSHRQQDLIRDAAPGYTLTLGDGKAPDLAQLAEAEIVIGWGKGISDTLLSAESPLRWVQAWSAGVEKLPLAAMENKGILLTNASGVHAEPITAVIFGFMLLFTRNLHTAVRNQLNRRWHSEGSESELTGKTAVIAGTGSIGSETARIAKAFRMTTIGVSRSGKPVEGFDEVYTTDRLQDAVSQGDFLINTLPLTDETRLMFGADIFAACKQGSYYINIGRGATTDTQALMDALNSGHLAGAGLDVFETEPLPEDHPLWGMEQVVITPHCAGVTDRYADRVVEIFTENMKSYLKSGTPSRNLVDYSRQY comes from the coding sequence TTGACGAAATCCATCGTTTGTTTGCAGAAACTATCACACCGGCAGCAGGACTTAATCCGTGACGCCGCTCCAGGCTATACACTGACCCTGGGTGACGGCAAGGCACCTGACCTTGCACAGCTCGCCGAAGCCGAAATTGTCATCGGCTGGGGCAAGGGGATTAGCGATACGCTGCTGAGCGCCGAATCTCCGCTGCGCTGGGTACAGGCCTGGTCGGCTGGAGTGGAGAAGCTTCCTCTGGCAGCCATGGAGAACAAAGGAATTCTGTTAACCAACGCCAGCGGTGTGCACGCTGAACCGATTACAGCGGTAATCTTCGGCTTCATGCTGCTCTTCACCCGGAATCTGCATACAGCTGTGCGCAACCAGTTGAACCGCAGGTGGCACTCCGAAGGCAGCGAGAGCGAGCTGACCGGCAAAACCGCCGTCATTGCCGGTACCGGCTCCATCGGCAGCGAAACGGCCAGAATCGCCAAAGCCTTCCGGATGACAACCATAGGTGTAAGCCGCTCCGGCAAGCCGGTGGAAGGCTTCGATGAGGTCTATACCACGGACCGGCTTCAGGATGCTGTGAGCCAGGGGGATTTCCTGATCAACACCCTGCCGCTTACTGATGAGACACGGCTTATGTTTGGCGCGGATATTTTTGCAGCCTGTAAGCAGGGCTCCTATTATATCAATATCGGCCGCGGGGCTACAACCGATACCCAAGCTCTGATGGATGCCCTGAACAGCGGACATTTGGCCGGCGCCGGTCTGGATGTGTTTGAGACGGAGCCGCTGCCGGAAGACCATCCGCTGTGGGGAATGGAGCAGGTCGTCATCACGCCGCACTGTGCCGGGGTCACTGACCGTTATGCCGACCGGGTAGTTGAGATTTTTACAGAAAATATGAAATCTTATTTGAAATCTGGGACTCCTTCACGTAATCTCGTAGACTACAGCCGCCAGTATTAA
- the thpR gene encoding RNA 2',3'-cyclic phosphodiesterase, translated as MERKVSEAARERLFIALKLPFALCEKLEKERSVLSGKLNFAKWTHSEDYHITLQFLGDTPKRSIPGLLEALKEIPAACQPFQLQLSEWGVFGRPESPKVLWAGVSGEMEKLKDLQKRVISVTRPLGFIPETREFKPHLTLARKYRNELPFSLEKLALLRAEEALGEEKTGIADWTVDGFVVYATRMHAIPMYEMIEKFTFF; from the coding sequence ATGGAACGTAAGGTGTCTGAAGCCGCAAGGGAGCGGCTGTTCATTGCGCTAAAGCTTCCTTTTGCGCTGTGTGAAAAATTGGAAAAAGAACGCAGCGTGTTGTCGGGCAAACTGAATTTTGCCAAATGGACACATTCTGAGGATTATCACATTACCCTGCAATTTCTCGGAGATACCCCGAAACGTTCGATTCCCGGCCTGCTCGAAGCTTTGAAGGAGATCCCCGCAGCCTGCCAGCCTTTTCAATTGCAGCTTTCGGAGTGGGGGGTTTTTGGGCGTCCGGAGTCGCCAAAGGTGCTCTGGGCGGGGGTTTCAGGTGAAATGGAAAAGCTGAAGGATCTTCAAAAGCGTGTGATTTCCGTTACCCGTCCTCTTGGCTTCATCCCCGAAACGAGAGAGTTTAAACCTCATCTTACCTTGGCCCGCAAATACCGGAATGAGCTGCCTTTCAGTCTGGAAAAACTTGCTCTTTTACGGGCTGAAGAGGCCTTGGGAGAGGAAAAAACTGGCATCGCGGACTGGACGGTAGACGGTTTTGTGGTGTATGCTACCAGGATGCATGCCATTCCTATGTATGAAATGATCGAAAAATTTACATTTTTCTGA
- a CDS encoding cell wall hydrolase codes for MVIFKQNRCIALLVGVILVCFSAISLMGLEGPAKGKDTVQMNPLQPNAHASDRTSSSQASAASLRTKSSSGPMLYTTAAYLVQTQKIRQTAEWSSLDRLKPQGAAAKTDILRQKAVVVKSTPPVAQQAAKTAAAKGSQTVITKKTAIQQHPPTQLFFSRTKLLSQDQRDQATWTYAVSEGDLLLLQKIVMAEAEGEPYQGKVAVANVVLNRLRSANFPDTIHDVIYQKSQFSPVANGRLKRVKPNADSIKAVTAALSGIKAVTDDTYFFLSLKLAQDLTVHHSRQYAKTIGNHTFYK; via the coding sequence ATGGTAATTTTCAAACAAAACCGCTGTATTGCGCTGCTTGTTGGCGTTATTCTAGTGTGTTTCTCTGCGATAAGCCTGATGGGCCTTGAAGGTCCTGCCAAGGGCAAAGATACAGTACAAATGAATCCGTTGCAGCCGAACGCTCACGCATCTGACCGGACAAGCTCCAGTCAAGCCTCGGCAGCTTCACTGAGGACCAAAAGTTCCTCGGGACCCATGCTCTACACCACAGCCGCCTATCTGGTCCAAACCCAGAAGATCAGGCAAACCGCAGAATGGAGCAGTCTGGATAGACTGAAGCCCCAAGGCGCAGCCGCCAAGACTGATATTCTCCGGCAAAAGGCAGTTGTGGTGAAGTCAACTCCGCCCGTGGCGCAGCAAGCGGCCAAGACGGCGGCGGCTAAGGGGAGCCAGACCGTAATTACGAAAAAAACGGCAATTCAGCAACATCCCCCCACACAATTGTTCTTCTCTCGGACAAAGCTATTAAGCCAGGATCAGCGGGATCAAGCGACCTGGACCTACGCGGTATCCGAAGGAGACCTGCTACTGCTGCAAAAAATCGTTATGGCAGAAGCAGAAGGCGAACCGTACCAGGGCAAAGTGGCAGTCGCCAACGTTGTTCTGAACCGGCTGCGGTCAGCCAATTTTCCCGACACCATACATGATGTGATCTATCAGAAGAGTCAATTCAGTCCTGTGGCCAACGGGCGTCTTAAGCGTGTGAAGCCAAACGCGGACTCGATCAAAGCCGTAACCGCCGCACTCTCCGGAATCAAAGCGGTAACGGACGATACGTATTTCTTCCTGTCGCTGAAGCTTGCCCAGGATCTCACGGTACATCACTCCAGACAGTATGCTAAAACGATCGGCAATCATACTTTTTATAAATAA
- a CDS encoding UDP-N-acetylglucosamine--LPS N-acetylglucosamine transferase, whose translation MRKKRVLLFSEGFGTGHTGAAYALAEGLKRLSPDVQCRVIELGKFLNPTVAPWILSAYRKTVSSQPKLVGMMYKTQYHKSLNRLTKLALHRIFYTHASQVIEQLKPDLIICTHPLPAAVISRLKRQGLDVPMYTLITDYDAHGSWINDEANRYLVSTSRVKAILTGRGVSPEKVAVTGIPLHPKFWERSNKRLLRKELGLADIPTVLIMGGGWGLMFGKEVMDSLTARMDDIQLVFCMGSNEKLVAKMRANPLLNHPNVKILGYTSEINKLMDASDLLITKPGGMTCTEGQAKGIPMLFYSAIPGQEEKNCQYFVELGLAEELDSDVVDKWFSLLLREYAGLEELRRRRIAPDRQQPSHCASTVLQLLGKPGGTSPEPRGSLAAVAAAAAAQPRNEEAVYITP comes from the coding sequence ATGCGAAAGAAAAGAGTACTGCTGTTTTCGGAAGGCTTCGGTACGGGCCATACAGGGGCAGCCTATGCTCTGGCCGAAGGATTAAAACGGCTTAGCCCGGATGTGCAGTGCAGGGTGATTGAGCTTGGCAAATTCCTTAACCCTACGGTCGCTCCCTGGATTCTTTCAGCTTACCGCAAAACAGTCAGCAGCCAGCCGAAGCTGGTCGGCATGATGTATAAGACCCAATATCATAAATCTCTGAACCGGTTGACCAAGCTGGCGCTTCACCGGATTTTTTATACACATGCCTCACAGGTCATTGAGCAGCTTAAGCCCGATCTGATTATTTGTACGCACCCTCTTCCAGCTGCGGTCATTTCCCGGTTGAAACGTCAGGGTCTGGATGTGCCTATGTATACGCTGATTACAGATTATGATGCACACGGAAGCTGGATTAATGACGAAGCGAACCGCTACCTGGTGTCCACTTCCCGGGTCAAGGCGATTCTCACCGGACGCGGCGTGTCCCCGGAAAAAGTAGCGGTTACCGGTATCCCCTTGCACCCCAAATTCTGGGAGCGTTCGAACAAAAGGCTGCTCCGCAAGGAACTGGGACTGGCCGATATCCCTACAGTACTGATTATGGGCGGCGGCTGGGGGCTCATGTTCGGGAAGGAAGTTATGGACTCGCTCACTGCGCGGATGGATGATATTCAGCTGGTTTTCTGCATGGGCAGCAACGAAAAGCTCGTAGCCAAAATGCGGGCCAATCCGCTCCTGAATCATCCCAACGTAAAGATTCTGGGGTACACCAGCGAGATTAACAAGCTGATGGACGCCTCCGATCTGCTGATTACCAAACCTGGCGGAATGACTTGTACGGAAGGCCAGGCCAAGGGCATTCCGATGCTTTTTTACAGCGCCATTCCCGGCCAGGAGGAGAAGAATTGCCAATACTTCGTAGAACTGGGGCTGGCTGAAGAGCTGGATTCGGATGTGGTGGACAAATGGTTCTCACTGCTGCTGCGTGAATACGCAGGCCTGGAGGAGCTGCGCAGACGCCGGATCGCCCCGGACCGCCAGCAGCCAAGCCACTGCGCATCCACCGTACTGCAGCTGCTGGGCAAGCCAGGCGGAACGTCTCCGGAGCCTCGCGGCTCACTGGCGGCTGTAGCCGCCGCTGCCGCAGCCCAGCCGCGGAATGAAGAAGCGGTATATATTACTCCTTAA
- a CDS encoding TetR/AcrR family transcriptional regulator has protein sequence MAVVDRRQQVLQAATKSFSLFGYKATTMDQVAKIANVGKGTIYTFFTNKEQLFDEILRDVIMDMKLIAEREIKRERSFFDNLHHVLDALLEFRSEHELFIKLSQESRDFGTPQANEGLDKIENVVLEYLEREVEHAITQGEVKPCEPKIVSLVMFRLYIVLTAELSSVHVPLTKEQIKSYFHLFLAEGLAE, from the coding sequence GTGGCTGTGGTAGATCGAAGGCAGCAGGTACTCCAGGCAGCGACCAAGTCTTTTTCATTATTTGGCTACAAGGCGACTACAATGGACCAGGTCGCTAAGATCGCCAATGTCGGCAAAGGAACCATCTACACCTTTTTTACGAACAAGGAACAGTTGTTTGATGAGATTCTCCGTGATGTCATAATGGATATGAAGTTGATCGCTGAGCGGGAAATCAAGCGGGAACGGTCTTTTTTTGACAATCTGCACCATGTTCTGGATGCCCTGCTGGAATTCCGCAGTGAACATGAGTTGTTCATCAAGCTGTCCCAGGAAAGCCGTGATTTCGGAACCCCACAGGCTAATGAAGGACTCGACAAGATTGAGAACGTCGTATTGGAATACTTGGAGCGGGAGGTGGAGCATGCGATAACCCAGGGGGAAGTCAAGCCCTGTGAACCCAAGATTGTATCGCTGGTGATGTTCAGATTGTATATTGTGCTTACAGCTGAACTGAGCAGTGTACATGTCCCCTTAACGAAGGAGCAGATCAAATCCTATTTTCATCTGTTTCTGGCAGAGGGGCTTGCAGAGTAG
- a CDS encoding YhgE/Pip domain-containing protein encodes MKSLSVFAKDLGAALKKPKVLIPMFVVLFIPVLYSGLFLKAFWDPYGKMNELPVAVVNEDKGADYEGTKLAAGNDLVTELKKTDGFKWNFVTRAQAEAGLKDNTYYMAIVVPEDFSESATTLLEADPKPAKIIYEPNEGYNFLAGQIGGTAVKDIKTKVSAKITEAYTTSVFDKIKTIGSGLGEAGDGATKIADGASKLDDGALKLKDNLVVLTEGTGKLLDGAGPLTKGVADLNTGAAALHTGSSTLAGGLQQLSAAHKQLQDGVSQTAAGSKQLNAGLQKTAAGAAALQAGTKSAVDGTAKLQAGTQSVVDGSAKLAAGLTSSVDGSAKLAAGLQASKDGSAKTSAGAKAVADGLQQLAKSNPQLAASPDVQKLLAASAAVAQGTAQLDQSQQQLLEGATALHSGQEQLVQGANQLHAGSQQLDAGVTQLHDGAQQLNAGSTQLLDGQKQLLAGAGALETGGSKLAAGMKQFGAKLSEAAAGGAKLADGSKTLEAGTTKLLAGAGQLSSGLSSVADGSKKLSDGAGQLKDGLDDLKSGSGELATKLGDAAAQTSSVNSSDKLVSMFAQPVQIEEQKVSAVPNYGTGFAPYFLSLGLFVGALICTLVIPMRDSEVIGASRFNRFISRTLTFSMMSVLQSLMAAIIVLYGLGLNVQNVPLFFAFTFITSIAFMWMIQAIVTWLDQPGRFVVIVILIFQLTTSAGTFPLELIPSWMKFFNPLLPMTYSVKGFKAVISTGDFSAMWSDAGLLAIYGVVFLAFTFTYFMTRDRDSEVAVKNEQVLTV; translated from the coding sequence ATGAAATCTTTATCCGTATTTGCCAAGGACCTGGGCGCAGCGCTCAAGAAACCCAAGGTGCTGATTCCTATGTTTGTCGTCCTGTTCATTCCGGTGCTATACAGCGGATTGTTCCTGAAGGCATTCTGGGACCCGTACGGCAAAATGAATGAGCTGCCTGTCGCAGTAGTCAATGAAGATAAAGGTGCCGACTATGAAGGCACGAAGCTTGCAGCAGGGAATGACCTGGTGACAGAGCTGAAGAAGACCGACGGGTTCAAATGGAACTTTGTAACCCGGGCGCAGGCTGAGGCCGGATTGAAGGATAACACCTACTATATGGCTATCGTGGTTCCGGAAGATTTCTCCGAGAGTGCCACCACCCTGCTGGAAGCAGACCCGAAGCCAGCCAAAATTATTTATGAGCCGAATGAAGGCTACAACTTTCTGGCCGGTCAAATCGGCGGTACGGCTGTAAAAGATATCAAGACTAAAGTATCCGCCAAAATTACCGAAGCTTATACCACTTCTGTTTTTGACAAAATCAAAACTATCGGAAGCGGCCTTGGCGAAGCGGGAGACGGTGCCACCAAGATTGCGGACGGCGCCTCCAAGCTGGATGACGGTGCGCTCAAGCTGAAAGATAATCTGGTTGTGCTGACCGAAGGTACCGGCAAGCTGCTGGATGGTGCAGGCCCGCTGACAAAGGGTGTGGCGGATCTGAACACCGGTGCTGCTGCATTACATACAGGCAGCAGCACGCTTGCGGGCGGACTCCAGCAGCTGTCCGCAGCGCATAAGCAGCTCCAGGACGGCGTATCCCAGACGGCAGCAGGCAGCAAACAGCTGAATGCCGGATTACAGAAGACTGCAGCCGGAGCAGCCGCGCTGCAAGCAGGCACGAAGTCTGCGGTGGATGGAACGGCTAAGCTTCAAGCCGGTACCCAGTCCGTTGTTGACGGCAGTGCAAAGCTTGCCGCAGGACTTACCTCTTCCGTGGACGGCAGCGCCAAGCTGGCAGCCGGACTTCAGGCTTCGAAGGATGGCAGCGCGAAGACCAGCGCAGGCGCTAAAGCGGTAGCGGATGGCCTGCAGCAGCTGGCCAAATCGAATCCGCAGCTGGCGGCAAGCCCGGATGTGCAGAAGCTGCTGGCGGCAAGCGCCGCAGTTGCCCAAGGCACCGCACAGCTGGATCAGAGCCAGCAGCAGCTCCTTGAGGGCGCAACTGCGCTGCACAGCGGCCAGGAGCAGCTGGTGCAAGGGGCGAACCAACTGCACGCCGGATCGCAGCAGCTGGATGCCGGTGTGACCCAGCTGCATGACGGCGCGCAGCAATTGAATGCCGGCAGCACACAGCTGCTGGATGGACAAAAGCAGCTCCTGGCCGGAGCCGGAGCGCTGGAAACCGGCGGCAGCAAGCTGGCCGCAGGCATGAAGCAGTTCGGCGCGAAGCTGAGCGAAGCTGCAGCAGGCGGCGCCAAGCTGGCCGACGGCAGCAAAACGCTTGAAGCCGGAACAACAAAGCTGCTGGCCGGAGCCGGACAGCTGAGCAGCGGCCTCAGCTCTGTAGCAGACGGCTCGAAGAAGCTCAGCGATGGAGCCGGACAGCTTAAAGATGGACTGGATGACCTGAAGAGCGGCTCCGGCGAGCTGGCAACGAAGCTCGGCGATGCCGCTGCACAGACCAGCTCGGTGAACTCAAGCGATAAGCTTGTATCTATGTTCGCCCAGCCGGTACAGATTGAAGAGCAAAAAGTGAGTGCGGTGCCGAACTACGGCACAGGCTTTGCCCCGTACTTCCTGTCTCTAGGTTTGTTCGTTGGCGCATTGATCTGCACCCTGGTGATTCCGATGCGCGACTCTGAGGTTATCGGCGCAAGCCGGTTCAACCGCTTCATCAGCCGCACGCTTACCTTCTCGATGATGAGTGTGCTCCAGTCCTTGATGGCTGCCATTATTGTTCTGTATGGACTGGGCCTGAATGTACAGAATGTCCCGCTGTTCTTTGCCTTTACCTTCATTACAAGCATCGCCTTTATGTGGATGATCCAGGCCATTGTTACCTGGTTGGATCAGCCTGGACGGTTCGTTGTTATTGTTATACTGATCTTCCAGTTGACCACAAGCGCAGGAACCTTCCCGCTTGAGCTGATCCCGTCCTGGATGAAATTCTTCAACCCGCTGCTGCCTATGACCTACAGTGTTAAAGGCTTCAAGGCTGTAATTTCCACCGGCGATTTCAGCGCAATGTGGAGCGACGCCGGCCTGCTGGCCATTTACGGAGTCGTATTCCTGGCCTTTACCTTCACCTACTTCATGACCCGTGACCGGGATAGTGAAGTCGCCGTGAAGAATGAACAAGTATTGACTGTATAA